A window of Marinobacter halotolerans genomic DNA:
TGACCCCGATAGGGCTCCAGTATTTCCAGTTCGCGGCCTTCCGGCAGGCCCGAGGATGCCAGCTCGCTGTTCTCGAAGTAGCTATCGGTGCGGGTATATTGGCCGTAAAAAAGGTTCTTGTTGGCCCACTGGAAATCAAAGCCGTAGGCCAGGGCTCGACGGACTTTCGGGTCCTTGAAAACATCCCGGCGAGTGTTATAAACGAAGGCCTGCATGCCGGCCGGGCGATTGTGCTCAATAGCTTCTTTCTTGATCTTGCCGGTTTCAAAAGGCTCGCCTGTGTAGGCCGTCGCCCAGTTCTTGGCCTGGGACTCCACGCGGAAGTCGTAATTACCGGCGCGGAAAGACTCAAGCGCGACGGTATCGTCGGTGTAATACTCGAAGCCGATGGTGTCAAAATTAAAGCGACCTTTACTCACCCCAAGGTCCTTTGCCCAGTAGTCTTTCACTCTCTCGTAATTGACAAACCGGCCCGCCTCGAACTTGCCGATGCGGTAGGGGCCGCTGCCTACGGGGATGTTGAGTCCGTTTTCACCGAACGTGCGCTCTGCCCAGTAATGTTTCGGAAGGATGGGCAACTGGCCAAGAATCAGTGGAAGCTCGTGGTTAACCGTGCTGGAGAAATCGAAACGGACCCGATGCGGGCCTTTCACGGTTACCTTGCTGACATCATTGTAATAGCTCCGGAATCTTGGATGGCCTTCGGTTGTCAGCAGTTCAAATGAGAACTTCACGTCTTCGGCGGTAATAGGCTCGCCGTCATGGAACCGCGCTTCCTTGCGAAGGTTATAGACGACGTAGCTTCGATCTTCCGGGGTTTCAATGGATTCGGCGATAAGGCCATAGACGGAAAAGGGTTCGTCGGCAGAGGAAACCAGCAGGGTGTCGTATACATAGGTGCCAACGCCCTCTGCAGCAATACCCCTGGCAACGAAGGGGTTAAAGGAATCGTAGCCATTGGCAATGACGGCCCTTTTCAGCGTGCCGCCTTTGGGCGCGTCTGGATTGACGTAATCGAAATGATCAAACCCTTCCGGATACTTGACCTCGCCATGCATTGCGAGGCCGTGCTGTGCCTCCACTTCCGCCGCGGCAGGCGCTGCCCCGATCGCAATAAGCATCAGGCTGGCGATGATCAGGAATGGACGAAGAACCGTTTCAAAGGGCGTTGAAGCATTATGTTGTCTGGTCATAGAGCTTGCGCGTTCCTTGGGGTTCAGAGACTCTGGGACTCAAGGTTCAGAGACTCAGGGGCTGTTTCTGACATCAACGTAGAGTACCAGACTTTGCCCGGGCTGAAGATAACGCGCCGTATTCAGGTTGTTCCAGCTTGCGATGTCGCTCACATTGACAGCAAAACGGTTGGCGATGCGGGCCAGGGAATCGCCTTTGCGGACACGATAGCCCACTTTCCTGACCATGGCTTCTGTCCGGGGGGCGGAGACCATCTGCTCGGCCTGGGGTGATTTGGACCAGATCACCAGATCCTGCCCCGGCATCAGCGGGTCGCCCGGCGCCATTCCGTTCCAGGAAGCCAGCTGCCGAACACTGATTTTATGCTCCCGGGCGATATCCCAGAAAGTGTCGCCGGAACGCACGCTGTAGTCGATCCGCGTGCCTTCGGCATCCTTGTCCAGTCGCTTCTGCTTCCGGCTCAGACGTTCCGCCGCGCTCAGGCTGTACGTGCCGGATTTCTTGCTGGCAGCGGGGATCATCAAACGTTCACCGATCTGAATGATGTGGCTGTTCAGCTTGTTGACCTGCTGGATGACCGAGGCAGTCGTTCCGTAGCGCTGTGCAATGGTGCTCAGCGTGTCACCAGCGGCCACTTTATAGCTGTTCCAGGAGACGCGGTCTGAAGGGTTGATATTCTTCAATGCGGTGCGGAAGGTGTCCGCTTTTTCCCTGGGAACCAGAAGCCGGTGTGGTCCGGTGGGTGACGTGGCCCAGCGGTTGAAAGACGGGTTGAGCAGGTAAATCTCGTCGATGTCGACGTCCGCGAGCCGGGCCGCCTGGGCCAGGTCGAGCTGGGAGCCGGTATCGACAACCTCAAAATAGGGTTCGTTTGCCAGCGGCGGAAGTTCAATGCCGTATTTTTCAGGCTCCGCGATAATCTTGGCCAGGGCAATCAGCTTGGGCGCGTAGTGCCGGGTTTCCCGGGGTAGGTCCAGTGACCAGAAATCCGTCGGCTGGTTGCGGTTCCGGTTCTTTCTCATGGCGCTGGAGACCGTTCCGCCGCCACTGTTATAGGCGGCCAGTGCAAGCATGTAATCGCCGTCAAACCGGTCCGCCAGGCGTTCCAGATAGTTGAACGCCGCATCGGTTGCTGCAACCACATCCCGTCGCTGATCCTGCCACCAGGTCTGCTCCAGACCAAAGTACTTTCCGGTGGACGGAATGAACTGCCAAAGGCCGGCGGCGCGGCCATGGGAATAGGCAAAGGGGTCGAACGCGCTTTCCACAATGGGAAGCAGCACCAGTTCCGTTGGCAGGTTACGCTTCTCTGCCTCGGTCAGGATGTAATGAAGGTAACGGCTTCCCCGGTCTGAGACCCGGTCAATGTAGCGTGGGTGCGATTTGAACCAGTTCAGTTGGGATTGCACCCGCGCTTCGTCGACGTCCAGATCCATGGCAAATCCGGATCTGAGGCGTGCCCACAGGTCCGGCTCGGGCTTTTCGACTTTCTCTGGTTTTTCCTCTGCCACGGCGGTGGCTTTTGCCGGTGCGTCCAGCTTTTCCCGGGCATTTTCGGCGGTTTCTTTCATGGACGGCTCAATGGCGTCGTCCAGTTTTGTCCGGGTCGCCTTGCCGGATGCTTCCTGCGGTGACTCACCGTCGCTCTCAACGGCCTCCTTGAGACCCTCATCACCGGCTGCGACCGTCAGCTTTC
This region includes:
- a CDS encoding extracellular solute-binding protein translates to MTRQHNASTPFETVLRPFLIIASLMLIAIGAAPAAAEVEAQHGLAMHGEVKYPEGFDHFDYVNPDAPKGGTLKRAVIANGYDSFNPFVARGIAAEGVGTYVYDTLLVSSADEPFSVYGLIAESIETPEDRSYVVYNLRKEARFHDGEPITAEDVKFSFELLTTEGHPRFRSYYNDVSKVTVKGPHRVRFDFSSTVNHELPLILGQLPILPKHYWAERTFGENGLNIPVGSGPYRIGKFEAGRFVNYERVKDYWAKDLGVSKGRFNFDTIGFEYYTDDTVALESFRAGNYDFRVESQAKNWATAYTGEPFETGKIKKEAIEHNRPAGMQAFVYNTRRDVFKDPKVRRALAYGFDFQWANKNLFYGQYTRTDSYFENSELASSGLPEGRELEILEPYRGQLPESVFTTEYQPPSTEGDRTMRSNLRDALQLLREAGYAIKDGVMTHTATGEPLAFEIMLFQKTFERVVLPFKNNLEKLGINVTVRLVDSNQYTQRWRTRNFDMTVGVFPQSDSPGNEQRGYWHSSSADSDATRNLAGVSDPVVDELVEYLIQAPSREELVYRTRALDRVLLHHHYVIPNWFLASDRIAYWSLLKRPETVPKDGADVDNWWVER
- a CDS encoding LysM peptidoglycan-binding domain-containing protein, which encodes MTLHTLPTLLLIGVFLGGCQFLPSLSSESDENVLESRKLTVAAGDEGLKEAVESDGESPQEASGKATRTKLDDAIEPSMKETAENAREKLDAPAKATAVAEEKPEKVEKPEPDLWARLRSGFAMDLDVDEARVQSQLNWFKSHPRYIDRVSDRGSRYLHYILTEAEKRNLPTELVLLPIVESAFDPFAYSHGRAAGLWQFIPSTGKYFGLEQTWWQDQRRDVVAATDAAFNYLERLADRFDGDYMLALAAYNSGGGTVSSAMRKNRNRNQPTDFWSLDLPRETRHYAPKLIALAKIIAEPEKYGIELPPLANEPYFEVVDTGSQLDLAQAARLADVDIDEIYLLNPSFNRWATSPTGPHRLLVPREKADTFRTALKNINPSDRVSWNSYKVAAGDTLSTIAQRYGTTASVIQQVNKLNSHIIQIGERLMIPAASKKSGTYSLSAAERLSRKQKRLDKDAEGTRIDYSVRSGDTFWDIAREHKISVRQLASWNGMAPGDPLMPGQDLVIWSKSPQAEQMVSAPRTEAMVRKVGYRVRKGDSLARIANRFAVNVSDIASWNNLNTARYLQPGQSLVLYVDVRNSP